In one window of Nitrospira sp. DNA:
- a CDS encoding PilZ domain-containing protein — MNRPIELQGPRGTSQGVVRDFSPGGCRIEQPEAKVHCGMRLTLRISLPDRREPIEIKPAVVTWTGKDSFGVEFLSLAQDIRARVKMVYDLLLDAQSSAESERVISLPSVSWK; from the coding sequence ATGAACCGGCCCATTGAGCTTCAAGGGCCTCGCGGAACCAGCCAGGGCGTCGTGCGGGACTTCTCCCCAGGCGGGTGCCGGATCGAACAGCCTGAGGCCAAGGTGCATTGCGGAATGCGATTGACCCTGCGCATCTCACTGCCCGATCGCCGTGAACCCATCGAAATCAAACCCGCCGTCGTCACCTGGACCGGCAAGGATTCGTTCGGGGTCGAATTCCTGTCGCTCGCTCAGGACATACGGGCGCGTGTAAAAATGGTGTACGATCTGCTCCTCGACGCACAGTCAAGCGCAGAGAGCGAGCGAGTCATCTCCCTCCCATCCGTCTCCTGGAAATGA
- a CDS encoding tetratricopeptide repeat protein: MPSFTQSVPIGVLGLILFTSETAMAAEPPQPALIALVEQPWALSLDMTGYRVQIDGIKPDGRRYVFATNSAASTHLSVTLEAVSGQATEQGCLAHLEHIARTSPEQPRQDITRYEIRHIPILEYLLPETKGTSVDQLHLFACVRKDNVYADIHVATTGFTRGDDSRLRAVLQSLDIVPAPRAGSLDHFRAGSASYLQGHFRQAIPYYEQAIALERAHSTLDKAVWRLLVHNLGVAYGMTGDLTRAKATLDYGLSQDPANSLFHYHLARTYAGMNDREKAMQSLHAAFRNNRQREGGDRIPDPRQDVSFRRFMLDPTFRDLAESLMQPAI, encoded by the coding sequence ATGCCATCATTCACACAGTCAGTTCCAATCGGCGTGCTCGGACTGATCCTGTTCACATCCGAGACCGCCATGGCAGCGGAGCCACCGCAGCCCGCACTCATCGCCCTCGTGGAACAACCGTGGGCCCTGAGCCTCGACATGACCGGTTACCGTGTGCAGATCGACGGGATCAAACCGGATGGGCGGCGATATGTCTTCGCCACCAACAGCGCCGCATCGACGCATCTCTCGGTCACGTTGGAAGCGGTGTCCGGACAGGCTACGGAACAAGGCTGCCTCGCCCATCTGGAACACATCGCGCGGACATCACCGGAACAACCCCGGCAGGACATCACGCGATACGAAATCAGGCACATACCTATCCTCGAGTATCTGCTGCCAGAGACCAAGGGAACATCGGTAGATCAACTCCACCTATTCGCCTGCGTCCGTAAAGACAACGTCTACGCAGACATCCACGTTGCTACAACCGGTTTCACGCGCGGAGATGATTCACGATTGCGAGCGGTGCTGCAGAGTCTCGACATCGTCCCCGCCCCCCGGGCCGGCAGCCTCGACCACTTTCGAGCAGGCAGCGCATCCTACCTGCAAGGGCACTTTCGGCAAGCCATTCCGTACTATGAGCAGGCGATCGCGTTGGAACGAGCACACTCAACCCTCGACAAGGCCGTCTGGCGCCTGCTCGTTCATAACTTGGGGGTGGCCTACGGTATGACCGGTGACCTCACGCGCGCCAAGGCCACGTTGGACTACGGCCTCTCACAAGATCCTGCCAACTCACTGTTTCATTACCACCTCGCCCGCACCTACGCAGGGATGAACGATCGGGAAAAGGCGATGCAATCCCTCCACGCTGCCTTCCGCAACAATCGCCAGCGAGAGGGGGGTGACCGCATACCGGATCCCCGACAGGATGTTTCATTCAGGCGATTCATGCTGGATCCGACATTCAGGGACTTGGCGGAGTCTCTCATGCAGCCGGCTATTTGA